TCCTGCTTTCCGGCTGCGGCGCGGCCCCCGAAGAAGAGGGCGGCTCTGCTGAAGGCGCCACCGATTTCCTGGGCTGCATGGTTTCCGACTCCGGTGGATTCGATGACAACTCGTTCAACGAGTCCACGCACAACGGCATGATGAAGGCGGAAGAGGAGCTCGGCATCGAGGTCAAGACCGCTGAGTCCCAGTCCGAGACCGATTTCGCGCCGAACGTGGACAGCATGGTCCAGGCCGGCTGCGACCTGACGGTTACCGTCGGGTTCCTGCTCGCCGACACCACCCGGGACGCGGCCGAGGCCAACCCGGACAGCCACTTCGTGATCGTTGATGACCAGTCCATCGAGGCTGACAACGTCAAGCCGATCATCTACGACACGGCCCAGGCTGCCTTCCTGGCCGGCTATGTTGCGGCCGGTACCTCCCAGACCGGAAAGGTTGCCACGTACGGCGGCCTGGACATCCCCACGGTCACCATCTTCATGGAAGGCTTCCAGCAGGGTGTGGAGTACTTCAACGAGGAGAACGGCGGCGACGTCCAGGTTCTCGGCATGGATTCCTTCACCGGCGGCTTCGACGATGTCTCCGCAGGCAAGACCACCACGCAGAACTTCCTCAACGAAGGCGCTGACGTCATCATGCCCGTTGCCGGCCCCGTAGGCGCAGGCACCATCGACGCCGTGCTGGCTGCTAACGCCGCCGGCAAGGACGCCAAGGTTATCTGGGTTGACTCCGATGGCTACGAGACCGTGACCACGGGCAAGGAAGTTATCCTCACCTCCGTCATGAAGCTGATGGGCGAAGCCGTTGAGGACGTCGTGAACACCGACGTCGAAGGCGAATTCGACAACAGCCCGTACGTCGGCACCCTGGAGAACGGCGGCGTTGCGCTGGCTCCGTTCCACGACCAGGAAGCCAACGTTCCCGAGGACGTGAAGAAGGCCGTTGAGGACATCAAGGCCAAGATCATTTCCGGTGACATCAAGGTTGAATCTGCTTCCAGCCCGAAGTAGCACCTCCACGTAACATCTGTGGCCCGGGAAATAGCCGGGCTACAGTAAGCACCGCATGCACTAAAAGTGACCGCCGTCTTCCCGGCAGCCTTGAGCAGCCGGGAAGACGGCGGTTGTTTTGCGTCGCAATTGTTCTCTGTTTTCTTATCTCGAAAAAGATAGGTTGGGGTTTTGAAACTCGAACTCAAGGGCATCACCAAACGCTTCGGCACCCTGGTGGCCAATGACCACATCGACCTGGTGGTCGAGCCGGGGCAGGTCCACAGCCTGCTCGGCGAAAACGGCGCGGGCAAATCAACGCTCATGAACGTGCTCTACGGGCTCTACGAACCCACCGAGGGCGAAATCCTGGTGGATGACCAGCCGGTGGCTTTCAACGGTCCGAGCGACGCCATGGCTGCGGGCATCGGCATGGTGCACCAGCATTTCATG
This window of the Arthrobacter sp. zg-Y919 genome carries:
- a CDS encoding BMP family ABC transporter substrate-binding protein yields the protein MLGVSALLLSGCGAAPEEEGGSAEGATDFLGCMVSDSGGFDDNSFNESTHNGMMKAEEELGIEVKTAESQSETDFAPNVDSMVQAGCDLTVTVGFLLADTTRDAAEANPDSHFVIVDDQSIEADNVKPIIYDTAQAAFLAGYVAAGTSQTGKVATYGGLDIPTVTIFMEGFQQGVEYFNEENGGDVQVLGMDSFTGGFDDVSAGKTTTQNFLNEGADVIMPVAGPVGAGTIDAVLAANAAGKDAKVIWVDSDGYETVTTGKEVILTSVMKLMGEAVEDVVNTDVEGEFDNSPYVGTLENGGVALAPFHDQEANVPEDVKKAVEDIKAKIISGDIKVESASSPK